TGCGGCCCTCGAAGATCGTCGGGTTGACGTAGTAGCCCTCGGTCAGGTCGCCGCCGAGGTCGGCACGGTCGCCGCCGAGCAGAAGCTTCGCGCCTTCCTGCTTGCCGATGTCCATGTAGCTGAGGATCTTCTCGAGCTGGTCGTTCGACGCCTGGGCGCCGATCATCGTGTCCATCGAGAGCGGGTTGCCCTGCTTCACCTTCTTGACACGCTCGACGCCGTCGGCGGTGAACTGGTCGTAGATCGACTGCTGCACGAGCGCCCGGCTCGGGCAGGTGCAGACCTCGCCCGAGTTGAGGTTGAAGAACGAGAAGCCCTCGAGCGCCTTGTCGTAGAAGTCGTCGCGTTCGTCGGCGACGTCGGCGAAGAAGACGTTCGGGCTCTTGCCGCCGAGCTCGAGCGTGACCGGGATCAGGTTCTCGCTGGCCATCTGCATGATCAGGCGCCCGGTCGTGGTCTCGCCCGTGAACGCGATCTTGCGGATGTTCGGGTGGCTCGCCAAGGGAGCGCCGGCCTCGACGCCGAAGCCGTTGACGATGTTGAGGACGCCGGCGGGCAGGAGGTCCTTGATGAGGTCCATGAAGACGTGGATGGACGCGGGGGTCTGCTCGGCCGGCTTCAGGACGACGCAGTTGCCGGCGGCGAGGGCGGGAGCGAGCTTCCACACGGCCATCAGCAGCGGGAAGTTCCACGGGATGATCTGACCGACCACGCCGAGCGGTTCGTGGAAGTGGTAGGCGACGGTGTCGGCGTCGATCTCACCGGTGGACCCTTCTTGCGCCCGGATGGCCCCGGCGAAGTAGCGGAAGTGGTCGATCGCGAGCGGCACGTCCGCGGCGAGGGCCTCGCGGATCGGCTTGCCGTTGTCCCAGGTCTCGGCGACGGCG
This genomic interval from Frigoribacterium sp. Leaf415 contains the following:
- the exaC gene encoding acetaldehyde dehydrogenase ExaC, with protein sequence MTVTTPPNTYAAPGQPDAKVVFKSRYDHFIGGEYVAPASGQYFENPSPVNGKVFTEVARGNAADVDRAVEAAWRAFDSWKKTTIAQRALILNRIADVMEANLEMLAVAETWDNGKPIREALAADVPLAIDHFRYFAGAIRAQEGSTGEIDADTVAYHFHEPLGVVGQIIPWNFPLLMAVWKLAPALAAGNCVVLKPAEQTPASIHVFMDLIKDLLPAGVLNIVNGFGVEAGAPLASHPNIRKIAFTGETTTGRLIMQMASENLIPVTLELGGKSPNVFFADVADERDDFYDKALEGFSFFNLNSGEVCTCPSRALVQQSIYDQFTADGVERVKKVKQGNPLSMDTMIGAQASNDQLEKILSYMDIGKQEGAKLLLGGDRADLGGDLTEGYYVNPTIFEGRNSMRIFQEEIFGPVLSLTSFSDYDDAIKIANDTLYGLGAGVWSRNGAQLYRAGRDIQAGRVWSNTYHQYPAGAAFGGYKQSGIGRENHKMMLDHYQQTKNLLVSYADGPMGFF